From the genome of Suricata suricatta isolate VVHF042 chromosome 3, meerkat_22Aug2017_6uvM2_HiC, whole genome shotgun sequence, one region includes:
- the FH gene encoding fumarate hydratase, mitochondrial — protein sequence MHRAVRLLARSRRLVRPLGSASAPGLGGAPVLPLRVPHAAGMASQTSFRIEFDTFGELKVPNDKYYGAQTVRSTMNFKIGGMTERMPIPVIKAFGILKRAAAEVNQDYGLDSKLASAIMKAADEVAEGKLNDHFPLVVWQTGSGTQTNMNVNEVISNRAIEMLGGELGSKKPVHPNDHVNKSQSSNDTFPTAMHIAAALEVHEVLLPGLQKLHDALEAKSQEFAEVIKIGRTHTQDAVPLTLGQEFSGYVQQVKYAVARIRAAMPRIYELAAGGTAVGTGLNTRIGFAEKVAAKVAALTGLPFVTAPNKFEALAAHDALVELSGAMNTTACSLMKIANDIRFLGSGPRSGLGELILPENEPGSSIMPGKVNPTQCEALTMVAAQVMGNHVAVTVGGSNGHFELNVFKPMMIKNVLHSARLLGDACVSFTENCVVGIQANTERINKLMSESLMLVTALNPHIGYDKAAKIAKTAHKNGSTLKATAIELGYLTAEQFDEWVKPKDMLGPK from the exons gcaAGCCAAACTTCCTTTCGGATAGAGTTCGATACCTTTGGTGAACTCAAGGTCCCCAATGATAAGTATTATGGCGCCCAGACCGTGAGATCCACAATGAACTTTAAGATCGGAGGCATGACGGAGCGCATGCCA ATACCAGTTATTAAAGCTTTTGGCATCTTGAAGCGAGCGGCTGCTGAAGTAAACCAGGATTATGGTCTTGATTCGAAGCTTGCTAGTGCAATAATGAAGGCGGCTGATGAG GTGGCTGAAGGTAAATTAAATGATCATTTTCCTCTTGTGGTGTGGCAGACTGGATCCGGAACACAGACAAATATGAATGTAAATGAAGTCATTAGCAATAGAGCAATTGAAATGCTAGGAGGTGAACTTGGTAGCAAGAAACCTGTGCATCCCAATGATCACGTTAATAAAAGCCAG AGCTCGAACGATACGTTTCCCACGGCAATGCACATTGCTGCCGCCCTGGAAGTCCACGAGGTGCTGCTGCCTGGGCTGCAGAAGCTGCACGATGCTCTCGAGGCAAAGTCCCAAGAGTTTGCCGAGGTCATCAAAATCGGGCGCACTCACACCCAGGACGCTGTTCCGCTCACTCTCGGGCAG GAATTCAGTGGTTACGTTCAGCAGGTGAAGTACGCGGTGGCGAGAATCAGAGCCGCCATGCCGCGGATCTACGAGCTCGCCGCCGGGGGCACCGCCGTCGGCACCGGCTTGAACACCAGAATTGGCTTTGCAGAAAAGGTGGCTGCAAAAGTGGCCGCCCTCACAG GATTGCCTTTTGTCACGGCTCCAAATAAATTTGAAGCTCTAGCTGCTCATGATGCTTTGGTTGAGCTCAGTGGAGCCATGAACACGACCGCCTGCAGTCTGATGAAGATAGCAAACGATATTCGTTTTCTGGGTTCTGGTCCTCGCTCAGGGCTGGGAGAGCTGATCTTGCCTGAAAATGAGCCAGGAAGCAGCATCATGCCAG GCAAGGTGAACCCTACGCAGTGTGAGGCGCTCACCATGGTGGCAGCCCAGGTCATGGGGAATCACGTCGCTGTGACTGTTGGAGGCAGCAATGGACATTTTGAGTTGAATGTCTTCAAGCCAATGATG ATTAAAAATGTGTTACACTCAGCCAGGCTGCTGGGGGACGCGTGCGTTTCCTTCACAGAAAACTGTGTCGTGGGCATCCAGGCCAACACAGAGAGGATCAACAAGCTGATGAGCGAATCCCTAATGTTGGTGACAGCTCTTAATCCTCATATAG GGTATGACAAGGCAGCAAAGATTGCGAAGACAGCACACAAGAATGGATCCACCTTAAAGGCAACTGCCATCGAGCTTGGCTACCTCACAGCAGAGCAGTTTGATGAGTGGGTAAAACCTAAGGACATGCTGGGTCCAAAGTGA